In Ectothiorhodospira sp. BSL-9, a single window of DNA contains:
- the hisH gene encoding imidazole glycerol phosphate synthase subunit HisH, producing the protein MKFVAVVDYGMGNLRSVVKALEHVAPADTRVRLVEGADDILEADRVVFPGQGAARDCMAALRDRKLIPVLTEVATTRPFLGICMGLQVLMDRSDENGGTDCLGLIAGGVRRFEDHQVDAQGQRLKIPHMGWNQVHQARAHPLWEGIDQDSRFYFVHSYHVVPSSYQIVAGTTQYGLPFASALAQDHIFAIQCHPEKSAAPGLTLLKNFMHWTGGV; encoded by the coding sequence CAATCTGCGTTCCGTGGTCAAGGCCCTGGAGCATGTGGCTCCCGCCGATACCCGGGTGCGCCTGGTGGAAGGCGCCGATGATATCCTCGAGGCGGACCGGGTGGTCTTCCCCGGCCAGGGGGCGGCCCGGGATTGCATGGCGGCGCTGCGGGATCGGAAACTCATCCCCGTGCTCACCGAGGTCGCGACCACGCGACCCTTCCTGGGTATCTGCATGGGCCTGCAGGTGCTCATGGACCGCAGCGATGAGAATGGAGGCACCGATTGTCTGGGGCTGATCGCCGGTGGTGTGCGCCGTTTTGAGGATCATCAGGTCGACGCGCAGGGCCAGCGGCTCAAGATTCCGCACATGGGCTGGAATCAGGTGCACCAGGCACGTGCCCATCCCTTGTGGGAAGGCATCGATCAGGACAGCCGCTTCTATTTCGTGCACAGCTACCATGTGGTGCCGTCCAGCTACCAGATAGTGGCTGGCACCACGCAGTACGGCCTGCCGTTTGCATCGGCCTTGGCCCAGGACCATATCTTTGCCATCCAGTGTCACCCGGAAAAGAGCGCCGCCCCGGGCCTGACCCTGCTGAAGAACTTCATGCACTGGACCGGCGGCGTTTAG